Below is a genomic region from Citrobacter europaeus.
AAGTATTCATATTAGCGTTTAACCTGGCTTATCTTTTTTTGTGGGAAAATAAAGAATGGCCAATGTATACGCGTATGAATCCGCTCTGGTGATGATGATTACCGCCACGTTTGTCCTCGCCGGGATGGTGAAAGGCGTTACGGGTATGGGATTGCCCACCGTGGCTATGGGGATCCTGGGGTCGCTTATTTCGCCGGTTGCCGCGGCAGCCATGCTGCTGTTGCCTTCACTGATTAGCAATCTTTTTCAGTTTGGCGGTGGCGGAAATACGCGTCAATTACTCAGACGACTATGGCCAATGCTGTTGACGGTGGTGGTAGCGACACTGCTTGCCAGCGCGTGGATTACCGGTGGCGACACCACCCGTACCCAGTTTGCGCTCGGCGTGGCGTTGGTGGCTTACGCTATCTGGACGCTGGCTGGAAAGAAAATCGCGGTGGCTCCGCAGCATGAAAAATCGTTTTCCCTCGTCAT
It encodes:
- a CDS encoding sulfite exporter TauE/SafE family protein; amino-acid sequence: MANVYAYESALVMMITATFVLAGMVKGVTGMGLPTVAMGILGSLISPVAAAAMLLLPSLISNLFQFGGGGNTRQLLRRLWPMLLTVVVATLLASAWITGGDTTRTQFALGVALVAYAIWTLAGKKIAVAPQHEKSFSLVIGFVTGLLTGGTGVFVMPAVPWIQSLGFEKDELVQALGISFTFSTLALALGLWWHNALPVQSLSLSALAIVPALIGQWLGTRVRRVISPVVFKRCFLFCLVGLGMEMMLRAA